A portion of the Acidobacteriota bacterium genome contains these proteins:
- a CDS encoding lysophospholipid acyltransferase family protein, protein MASDVSPRGSIPPRARLIEAAVRGLSALLGRLPWSVAQRIGRGIGSLTWHLGRRDRRRALEHLAIAYPEQSEDERIALARACFRHHGTTLAELLHLRHRNWRQLASHIVCEGWEHIAEARRRGQSVLIVSGHCGNWEMLAALTNGRGRDLPPDQQLALSVIARSWNEPNLNRIMVDLRRRFGSETIERGQPDSARRLLGVLRRGDALALLIDQDTDVDGVWVPFFGRLAFTPSAAAKLGRRPKVAVIPTFSERLADGRHRVTFRPPVDLPQDEREGTARLTAEIERQVRKCPEQWVWMHRRWRRRPPVEETPAG, encoded by the coding sequence ATGGCCTCAGACGTCTCACCCCGGGGCTCGATTCCGCCGCGGGCGCGCCTGATCGAGGCCGCCGTGCGCGGCCTGTCGGCCCTGCTCGGCCGGTTGCCCTGGTCGGTCGCACAGCGCATCGGGCGCGGCATCGGTAGCCTCACCTGGCACCTCGGAAGAAGGGATCGACGGCGGGCGCTGGAACATCTGGCCATCGCCTATCCGGAGCAATCCGAGGACGAACGAATCGCCCTGGCGCGGGCCTGCTTCCGCCACCACGGCACCACCCTGGCGGAGCTGCTCCACCTGCGCCACCGCAACTGGCGGCAGCTCGCGTCGCACATCGTCTGCGAAGGCTGGGAACACATAGCGGAAGCGCGCCGGCGGGGGCAGTCGGTACTGATCGTGAGTGGCCACTGCGGCAACTGGGAAATGCTCGCCGCCCTCACCAACGGCCGGGGCCGCGACCTGCCGCCGGACCAGCAGCTGGCCCTGTCGGTGATCGCCCGCTCCTGGAACGAGCCCAATCTGAACCGCATCATGGTCGATTTGCGGCGGCGCTTCGGCAGCGAGACCATCGAGCGGGGACAGCCGGATTCCGCCCGCCGGCTGCTCGGCGTGCTGCGGCGCGGCGACGCCCTGGCTCTGCTGATCGACCAGGACACCGACGTCGACGGCGTATGGGTGCCCTTCTTCGGCCGCCTCGCCTTCACCCCATCGGCCGCCGCCAAGCTCGGGCGCCGGCCCAAGGTGGCGGTGATCCCGACCTTCTCCGAACGCCTCGCCGACGGCCGCCATCGGGTCACCTTCCGGCCGCCGGTAGACCTGCCCCAAGACGAGCGCGAAGGCACTGCCCGGTTGACGGCAGAGATCGAACGTCAGGTCCGCAAGTGCCCGGAACAGTGGGTGTGGATGCACCGCCGCTGGCGCCGGCGGCCACCGGTCGAGGAGACGCCTGCTGGATGA
- the kdsA gene encoding 3-deoxy-8-phosphooctulonate synthase — translation MITTPVEPVELAPGILLAGSGPLPVIAGPCAIESEERTLEAARRVAAIAQRLELPTVFKASFDKANRSSIDSFRGVGLEEGLRILALVGQETGLPLLTDIHEPHQAAKAAKVCDVLQIPAFLCRQTDLIVAAAETGRAVNIKKGQFIAPGDILRAVDKARSTGNTRVTVTERGYAFGYNNLVVDMRSFAILREEGVAAIYDVTHSLQLPGSGGHETGGDRRFAEPLARAAVAAGADGVFLEVHPDPDKALSDRTVQLDPERAEALLTSLATVRRAVLP, via the coding sequence GTGATCACCACCCCCGTCGAACCCGTCGAACTAGCCCCGGGCATTCTGCTCGCAGGATCCGGCCCCCTGCCGGTGATCGCCGGCCCCTGCGCTATCGAATCCGAGGAACGCACCCTGGAAGCCGCCCGGCGGGTCGCTGCCATCGCCCAGCGGCTGGAGCTGCCGACGGTCTTCAAGGCCTCCTTCGACAAGGCCAACCGCAGCTCCATCGATAGCTTCCGCGGTGTGGGCCTGGAGGAAGGCCTGCGGATCCTCGCACTGGTGGGCCAGGAGACCGGCCTACCGCTGCTGACGGACATCCACGAGCCGCACCAGGCGGCAAAGGCGGCGAAGGTCTGTGACGTGCTTCAGATTCCGGCCTTTCTGTGCCGCCAGACGGACCTGATCGTCGCCGCCGCCGAGACCGGCCGCGCCGTCAACATCAAGAAGGGCCAGTTCATCGCCCCCGGCGACATCCTGCGGGCGGTCGACAAGGCGCGCAGCACCGGCAACACCCGGGTGACCGTCACCGAGCGCGGCTACGCCTTCGGCTACAACAACCTGGTGGTCGATATGCGCTCCTTCGCCATCCTGCGGGAAGAGGGCGTCGCCGCCATTTACGACGTCACCCACTCCCTCCAGTTGCCGGGCTCCGGCGGCCACGAGACCGGCGGCGATCGCCGCTTCGCCGAGCCGCTGGCGCGGGCCGCAGTCGCCGCCGGCGCCGACGGCGTGTTCCTAGAAGTCCACCCGGACCCGGACAAAGCCCTGTCGGACCGCACCGTGCAGCTCGATCCGGAGCGCGCCGAGGCCTTGCTGACCTCCCTGGCGACGGTGCGCCGGGCGGTACTCCCATGA
- a CDS encoding KpsF/GutQ family sugar-phosphate isomerase: MKPDSKPPGRNPREVAREVLSTEAGAIQGLLPQLDERFDRAVEMIRGATGRVVCTGMGKSGLVLKKIAATLSSTGTPAFFLHPAEAVHGDLGVIVPGDVVLAASFSGTTEELLRLVGTVKRLGAPLIVMTGNADSSLARLADLHLSVAIDREACPLNLAPTASTTATLALGDALAMALLEARGFSPEDFAKLHPAGNLGKRLMRVRELMHGGDNMPRVTTDAPLSDTIYEMSKKGLGITAVVDGEGRLVSCISDGDLRRLLAEDSDPLTRRAAEVGHRGPRTIDPEELAATALKEMEDHRITSLFVVDSSGRLIGIVHLHDLWGLELF, from the coding sequence ATGAAACCTGACTCGAAGCCCCCCGGACGCAATCCGCGGGAGGTGGCGCGGGAGGTGCTCTCCACCGAAGCCGGAGCGATCCAGGGCCTCCTGCCGCAGCTCGACGAGCGCTTCGACCGCGCCGTCGAGATGATCCGCGGCGCCACCGGCCGGGTGGTGTGCACCGGCATGGGCAAGAGCGGCCTGGTGCTCAAAAAGATCGCCGCCACCCTCTCCTCCACCGGCACGCCGGCCTTCTTCCTGCACCCGGCGGAGGCAGTGCACGGCGACCTCGGGGTGATCGTGCCGGGCGACGTGGTGCTCGCCGCCTCGTTCTCCGGCACCACCGAGGAACTGCTGCGGCTGGTGGGCACCGTCAAGCGCCTCGGCGCACCGCTGATCGTGATGACCGGCAACGCCGACAGTTCCCTCGCCCGGCTGGCGGATCTCCATCTCTCCGTCGCCATCGACCGCGAAGCCTGCCCCCTGAACCTGGCACCGACGGCCTCCACCACCGCCACCCTCGCCCTGGGCGACGCGCTGGCGATGGCGCTTTTGGAGGCGCGGGGCTTCTCGCCGGAAGACTTCGCCAAGCTGCACCCGGCCGGCAATCTCGGCAAGCGGTTGATGCGAGTGCGCGAGCTGATGCACGGCGGCGACAACATGCCGCGAGTGACAACGGACGCGCCGCTCTCCGACACCATCTACGAGATGAGCAAAAAGGGGCTGGGGATCACCGCCGTGGTGGACGGCGAGGGCCGCCTGGTGAGCTGCATTTCCGACGGCGACCTGCGGCGCCTGTTGGCCGAAGACTCCGACCCCCTCACCCGGCGGGCGGCGGAGGTCGGCCACCGGGGACCGCGCACCATCGACCCGGAGGAGCTCGCCGCCACCGCCCTCAAGGAGATGGAAGACCACCGCATCACCTCGCTCTTCGTGGTGGACTCCAGCGGCCGGCTGATCGGCATCGTCCACCTGCACGACCTGTGGGGCCTGGAGCTGTTCTGA
- a CDS encoding CTP synthase, producing the protein MTTKYIFVTGGVVSSLGKGVAAASVGAILESRGFSVTLMKLDPYVNVDPGTMSPYQHGEVFVTEDGAETDLDLGHYERFTHTVTSKRHNYTTGKIYERVINKERRGDYLGKTVQVIPHVTDEIKDAMRRVADDHDVVIVEIGGTIGDIESLPFVEAIRQFRQELGRGNAINLHLTLVPYIAAADELKTKPTQHSVRELRAIGIAPDVLICRVDRPLPDDVRKKISLFCNVDVDQVIAAVDVNTIYEVPLTFCREGLDNSILQLLNLPQYDRDMSRWEKLVNKIKNPHHEVRIGIVGKYVELPDAYKSLNEALIHGGIANDASVELVYINAEEIETGNWPQEIFEVDGLLVPIGFGKRGTQGKIRAMRFARERKVPMFGICLGMQIMVIEFARNVCGIEDATSSEFDSEADHAVIYKLRDLLGVEEMGGTMRLGAYPCRLTEGTLAHRIYDQDQISERHRHRYEVNQKYLEPLVDHGLTVAGKSPDGKFVEMVELADHPWYLGCQFHPEYKSKPTEPHPLFVSYIQAALEHQLRRTDEEADEETPARVELSAVPDSR; encoded by the coding sequence ATGACCACCAAGTACATCTTCGTGACGGGCGGCGTGGTGTCGTCCCTGGGCAAGGGCGTGGCGGCGGCCTCGGTGGGGGCGATCCTCGAATCGCGTGGCTTCTCGGTGACCCTGATGAAGCTCGATCCCTACGTCAATGTCGATCCCGGCACCATGTCGCCCTACCAGCACGGCGAGGTGTTCGTGACCGAGGACGGCGCCGAGACGGACCTCGACCTCGGCCACTACGAACGCTTCACCCACACGGTCACCTCCAAGCGCCACAACTACACCACCGGCAAGATCTACGAGCGGGTGATCAACAAGGAGCGCCGCGGCGACTACCTCGGCAAGACGGTGCAGGTGATCCCCCACGTCACCGACGAGATCAAGGACGCCATGCGCCGGGTGGCGGACGATCACGACGTGGTGATCGTCGAGATCGGCGGCACCATTGGCGACATCGAGTCGCTGCCCTTCGTCGAGGCCATCCGCCAGTTCCGCCAGGAGCTGGGCCGCGGCAACGCCATCAACCTGCACCTGACGCTGGTGCCCTACATCGCCGCCGCCGACGAGCTGAAGACCAAGCCCACCCAGCACTCGGTGCGCGAGCTGCGGGCCATCGGCATCGCCCCGGACGTGCTGATCTGCCGCGTCGACCGGCCGCTGCCGGACGATGTACGCAAAAAAATCTCTCTGTTCTGCAACGTCGACGTCGACCAGGTGATCGCCGCCGTCGACGTCAATACCATCTACGAGGTGCCGCTGACCTTCTGCCGCGAGGGCCTGGACAACAGCATCCTGCAGCTCTTGAACCTACCCCAGTACGACCGCGACATGTCGCGCTGGGAGAAGCTGGTCAACAAGATCAAGAACCCGCACCACGAGGTACGCATCGGCATCGTCGGCAAGTACGTCGAGCTGCCGGACGCCTACAAGAGCCTCAACGAGGCGCTGATCCACGGCGGCATCGCCAACGATGCCTCCGTCGAGCTGGTGTACATCAACGCCGAGGAGATCGAAACCGGCAACTGGCCTCAGGAGATCTTCGAAGTGGACGGCCTGCTGGTGCCGATCGGCTTCGGCAAGCGGGGCACCCAGGGCAAGATCCGCGCGATGCGCTTCGCCCGGGAGCGCAAGGTGCCGATGTTCGGCATCTGTTTGGGGATGCAGATCATGGTCATCGAGTTCGCCAGGAACGTCTGCGGCATCGAAGACGCCACCTCATCGGAGTTCGACAGCGAAGCGGATCACGCGGTGATCTACAAGCTGCGCGATCTCCTGGGAGTCGAAGAGATGGGCGGCACGATGCGCCTCGGTGCCTATCCCTGCCGTCTCACGGAGGGCACCCTGGCGCACCGCATCTACGATCAAGACCAGATCAGCGAGCGCCACCGCCACCGCTACGAAGTCAACCAGAAATACCTCGAACCGCTGGTCGACCACGGCCTGACGGTGGCCGGAAAATCGCCGGACGGGAAGTTCGTGGAGATGGTGGAATTGGCCGATCATCCCTGGTACCTGGGCTGCCAGTTCCACCCGGAATACAAGTCGAAGCCGACGGAGCCGCATCCACTCTTCGTCTCCTACATCCAGGCGGCTCTCGAACATCAGCTCCGCCGCACGGACGAAGAGGCGGACGAGGAGACCCCGGCGCGGGTCGAACTCTCCGCCGTGCCGGACAGCCGTTAG
- a CDS encoding HAD hydrolase family protein has product MGPGAVLNLSNAELARRASRLRWILLDVDGVMTDGRLTYSAEGEVLKNFHVRDGFGIRLAQRAGLGVGILSGRGGPVLDRRARELDLDPILTGQSDKAQAFESFLSEHGLEAEQVAYAGDDWMDLPVLNRCGFGCAPADATAEVREHAHLVLATPGGYGAVREMVERILRPRGRWSDLLRPYLDG; this is encoded by the coding sequence GTGGGGCCTGGAGCTGTTCTGAACCTCTCGAACGCCGAACTGGCTCGCCGCGCCAGCCGCCTGCGCTGGATTCTGCTCGATGTCGACGGTGTGATGACGGACGGCCGCCTGACCTACAGCGCCGAAGGCGAGGTGCTCAAGAACTTCCACGTGCGGGACGGCTTCGGCATCCGCCTGGCCCAGCGGGCGGGCCTCGGCGTGGGCATCCTTTCCGGCCGCGGCGGTCCGGTGCTCGACCGCCGGGCGCGGGAACTCGATCTCGATCCCATCCTCACCGGCCAGAGCGACAAGGCCCAAGCCTTCGAGAGTTTTCTTTCCGAGCACGGCCTCGAAGCCGAGCAGGTGGCCTATGCCGGCGACGACTGGATGGACCTGCCGGTGCTCAACCGCTGCGGCTTCGGTTGCGCCCCGGCGGACGCCACGGCGGAAGTGCGCGAGCATGCTCACCTGGTGCTCGCCACCCCCGGCGGCTATGGTGCGGTGCGCGAGATGGTCGAGCGCATCCTGCGGCCACGCGGCCGTTGGAGCGATCTACTGCGCCCCTACCTCGACGGCTAA